From the genome of Bacteroidota bacterium:
ACAAAATTTTACGACCTTTGTTTATTCTCTATTAACCTAAACCAAAATAACATGAAAAAGTTTAAGTCATTTCTGATATTTGTTCTGATTAGCGGATTGTTGATGCAGTTTTCTGCATCGGCCCAGAACCTTATAGATCCGGCAATTGAAAAAATGCTTCAGCATTATGATCAGATTCTGAAAAAGAATCTTGCTGATCAGCAACGCGATATCATCAGTCTCCCGCAGGAAATTCATATATATTCCTGGACAGATCCAAACTGGATTGAGGAAATGTATGAAGAGATAACCTATTATCCGAATGGCAAAGAAAATGTAGTTATCGATTATGATCCTTCAACCGGTACGGAATCAACCCGTACGACTTATTCGTATGATGAGAACTGGAGGATCACACAAATGCTCATTGAAACCTGGGCAACAGGTTCCTGGGAAAGCATGGCGAAATACACCATTGCCTATGATGCTAATGGCAATCAAACTGAATATTTAATGTATTATTGGTATGGAACTTCATGGATGATGGCTGCGGGAACAAAGGATACATACGCTTACACCGGTCAGAGCTATGTTCAGGAAGTTGTTCATGAATCCTATGTGTTCATGTATGGGTGGCAATATGCCTTAAAGGATATCTATACACTGAATGGCAGCGGTTCTCCGACCACTATCCTGTACCAGACATATAACAGCGGATGGGCTGATAGTACCAGACTGGTGGATATTTCCTGGTACATGTATGATCCATATTCCGGATATGGTTCTTATAACTTCTACAAGATGGAAGGCTGGTCAGGTTCAGCATGGGTTCCAATGCTGCGTGAAACATTTACCTGGGACGCCTCAGGTGGATACGTTGCCGTATTGGAGGAATATATTGAGGGAGTGTGGGT
Proteins encoded in this window:
- a CDS encoding T9SS type A sorting domain-containing protein; this encodes MKKFKSFLIFVLISGLLMQFSASAQNLIDPAIEKMLQHYDQILKKNLADQQRDIISLPQEIHIYSWTDPNWIEEMYEEITYYPNGKENVVIDYDPSTGTESTRTTYSYDENWRITQMLIETWATGSWESMAKYTIAYDANGNQTEYLMYYWYGTSWMMAAGTKDTYAYTGQSYVQEVVHESYVFMYGWQYALKDIYTLNGSGSPTTILYQTYNSGWADSTRLVDISWYMYDPYSGYGSYNFYKMEGWSGSAWVPMLRETFTWDASGGYVAVLEEYIEGVWVYSIRTTMIMEGGMPQSYKTETWQGGLWVPTDGFLYLYTFNDIDLTQLIIQVLDPEALNYVNNTKYVYSNFLHITGVNDTPANKRITIYPNPVTDNLNFVIDKMNGIILSLEILNIAGQKVYSEEISNVPGSGSFTVNLTGIPKGVYFVRITGANESRISRFIIE